A portion of the Archocentrus centrarchus isolate MPI-CPG fArcCen1 chromosome 19, fArcCen1, whole genome shotgun sequence genome contains these proteins:
- the mrtfab gene encoding myocardin related transcription factor Ab isoform X3, with the protein MGDDMEKAGLKTDHDRLVYHSLKEVLQLKLQQRRTREELVSQGIMPPLKSPAAFHEQRRSLERARTEDYLKRKIRSRPERSELVRMHILEETSAEPSLQAKQLQLKRARLADDLNDKISHRPGPIELVHKNILSVACHLQQSLLDSPKGNGGESSSLDEDSSDALSPDQLTNQDSPLSAVPQVSPSDVLTQNGDISPTQFLTQPPPAPPPPPPPPPPPLANGLDSSPPPKITNGTTMTSASSRHSAGQVKSQAKASSDRPPQRPKKAKDSKPKVRKVKKLKYHQYIPPDQKADKERPPQMDSSYAKLLQQQQLFLQLQILSQQQHHYNYHTILPAPPKPQTEQPPTTNSGPSPSRTVHTTTTTASSSQTGTGRHSQAAVGGAKPATLPANLDEFKVAELKQELKLRGLTVSGTKNDLIERLRNYQEQNGGTAAVLKNGISQSSLQGTTSAASTTTSSPTTTSASDHQSAEGGFKLSLSSMAQAVPGRVMRFGSTSSSPPVSPTPSERSLAGMSPDETSCNGDMFGEMVSSPLTQLTLHPSPQHPPIISPLVVKDEIQSSCSLSKSSPASVQPPDSGLAMDTSSMDKDQMLQEKDKQIEELTRMLKQKQRLVETLRSQLEQGKMAGGIVVKKEGSEKSRTCQEVKLQTLIKASAIQPPMLPNGIMLKVKKEVEPEEGMEGVTEEASSKKQALPMQCSQETLLRLQQIQRLQVQQSDQPKQQPQPKQQQSQAQLPKVAESKLNPQKQQHQKKEAQILLQQQQQLQQLIIQQTQQKQIHDRQKLTQQKLAQQKLVQQKQVQQNQLKQTQGQHQVQQKNQVQLKQVQVQIQNQTVTNQKSALSQTQQRKQQKAQQRQQQKQQTAAAVTQQITPVIINQQNGTPVHTQAISLDLLKANGTPTLVTDTNGNHYLIALTSQPTDGQNGVSSLVKTNGRITLQRLHSTPSKLPSTGSQSKEPAEAEPVSQPNKKGQKTGLHLDTNGDPQPNHSVTAPPNLQPFFDDMLDNESQSSLMSSLKREEVCLPYDRHTLFTPPSPKPNTSLPSQRSKPENGLNSQQMDDLFDILLKSGEIPGYKVNPDPSLAPLHSDPPSPCNAPSPLHLSPPTPTQPLICPAPSVGEPCSGSGRLEDFLESTTGAPLLGIESDGGLALIDDLHSQMLSTPSILDHPPSPMDTSDLGFSPPSAGLDFGDPNLDGMDWLDMVGSASGGSEGNGGGRRGGAGDGGTSLAPLAPHTPQSVFSADFLDNTDLQLHW; encoded by the exons ATGGGAGATGACATGGAGAAGGCAGGACTGAAGACGGATCATGACAGACTTGTCTATCACAGCCTGAAAGAAG TCCTTCAGCTCAAGCTTCAGCAGAGACGCACACGAGAGGAGCTGGTCAGCCAAGGGATCATGCCAC CACTGAAGAGCCCAGCAGCCTTTCACGAACAGCGGAGGAGTCTGGAGCGAGCAAGG ACTGAGGACTACCTTAAAAGGAAGATTCGCAGTCGTCCTGAGCGCTCCGAGCTGGTCAGGATGCACATTCTGGAGG AGACGTCAGCAGAGCCGTCACTGCAGGCtaagcagctgcagctgaagaGAGCGCGACTAGCCGACGACCTCAACGACAAAATCTCTCACAGACCGGGTCCTATCGAGCTGGTCCACAAGAACATCCTGTCTGTTGCCTGCCATCTGCAGCAGTCACTGCTGG ATTCTCCAAAGGGAAACGGGGGAGAGAGCTCGTCTTTGGATGAAGACAGCAGTGATGCCCTGTCACCTGACCAGCTAACCAATCAGGACTCTCCCCTGAGTGCCGTCCCTCAGGTTTCCCCCTCAGACGTGCTCACCCAGAACGGGGACATTTCCCCCACACAG TTTCTTACACAGCCTCCTCCtgcgccaccaccaccaccacctccaccaccacctcccctGGCCAACGGATTAGATTCGTCCCCTCCACCCAAAATTACAAACGGGACAACGATGACCTCGGCCTCCTCCCGCCATTCTGCTGGACAGGTCAAG TCCCAGGCCAAGGCGAGTTCAGATCGCCCTCCACAGAGACCTAAGAAAGCAAAGGACAGCAAACCCAAGGTCAGGAAG GTGAAGAAGCTGAAGTACCATCAGTACATCCCTCCCGACCAGAAGGCAGACAAGGAGCGTCCGCCTCAGATGGATTCGTCTTACGCGaagctgctccagcagcagcagctcttccTGCAGCTGCAGATTCTCAGTCAGCAACAGCACCACTACAACTACCACACCATCCTGCCAGCCCCTCCCAA GCCGCAAACGGAGCAGCCTCCCACAACCAACTCTGGCCCTTCCCCCTCTCGTACCGTTCACACGACTACCACCACAGCTTCCTCAAGTCAAACGGGGACAGGCCGTCACAGCCAAGCTGCAGTGGGAGGAGCCAAACCAGCCACTCTGCCAGCCAACCTGGATGAGTTCAAA GTTGCTGAGCTGAAACAAGAATTGAAATTGCGGGGTTTGACCGTCTCAGGCACCAAGAATGATCTAATTGAGAGGCTCCGTAACTACCAGGAACAAAATGGAGGAACTGCAGCGGTTTTGAAAAATGGCATTTCGCAGTCCAGCCTGCAGGGCACGACCTCAGCTGCTAGCACCACCACATCTTCTCCCACCACAACGTCTGCCTCTGACCACCAATCGGCAGAAGGTGGGTTTAAGTTATCTCTGTCCTCAATGGCTCAGGCGGTTCCAGGGCGGGTGATGCGGTTTGGCAGCACCAGCTCGAGCCCTCCGGTGTCGCCGACTCCGTCAGAGAGGTCGTTAGCTGGAATGAGTCCAGATGAGACAAGCTGTAATGGAGACATGTTTGGAGAGATG gTGAGCTCTCCGCTGACCCAGCTCACCTTGCACCCCTCTCCTCAGCACCCACCAATCATCTCTCCACTCGTAGTCAAAGATGAGATCCAGAGCTCATGCAGCCTGTCCAAGTCCTCACCGGCATCTGTCCAACCTCCCGATTCTGGATTAGCCATGGACACATCATCTATGGACAAAGACCAGATGCTCCAGGAGAAGGACAAACAGATTGAGGAGCTCACCAGGATGTTGAAGCAGAAGCAGAGGCTGGTGGAGACCCTCAGGTCTCAGCTGGAGCAGGGCAAGATGGCAGGTGGGATAGTGGTCaagaaggaaggaagtgagAAGAGCAGAACATGCCAAGAGGTTAAACTCCAAACTCTAATAAAAGCCTCAGCCATTCAGCCCCCTATGCTCCCTAATGGCATCATGTTGAAGGTGAAGAAGGAGGTGGAGCCTGAGGAAGGAATGGAGGGAGTAACAGAGGAGGCTTCATCAAAGAAGCAGGCTCTGCCGATGCAGTGCTCACAGGAGACTCTGCTCAGGCTGCAGCAAATACAGCGGCTGCAGGTTCAGCAATCCGATCAACCCAAACAGCAACCACAACCGAAACAGCAACAGAGTCAGGCGCAACTGCCGAAGGTTGCAGAATCCAAACTGAATCCTCAAaaacagcaacaccaaaagaaaGAAGCTCAGATcctgctccagcagcagcagcaactgcaGCAGCTTATCATACAGCAGACCCAACAGAAGCAGATCCACGACCGACAGAAGTTAACGCAGCAGAAACTGGCCCAGCAGAAACTCGTACAACAGAAGCAAGTACAGCAAAACCAACTCAAGCAAACTCAAGGGCAGCACCAAGTTCAGCAGAAGAACCAAGTTCAGCTAAAGCAGGTTCAGGTGCAGATCCAAAACCAGACGGTGACAAATCAGAAATCCGCACTGAGCCAAACTCAGCAgaggaagcagcaaaaagctCAGCAGAGGCAGCAACAGAAACAGCAGACGGCAGCCGCCGTGACACAACAG ATTACTCCAGTCATCATCAACCAACAGAACGGCACACCAGTCCACACTCAGGCCATTTCATTAGACCTCCTCAAGGCCAATGGCACACCTACACTGGTCACAGACACCAATGGGAACCACTACCTTATCGCTCTCACCAGTCAACCCACAGATGGACAGAATGGAGTGTCCTCATTGGTCAAAACCAATGGACGCATCACACTGCAG AGATTGCATTCGACTCCAAGTAAACTCCCCAGCActggcagccaatcaaaagagcCGGCAGAGGCGGAGCCTGTGAgccaaccaaacaaaaag GGACAAAAAACAGGGCTGCATTTAGACACCAACGGCGATCCACAACCCAACCACTCAGTCACCGCACCGCCCAACCTGCAGCCTTTCTTCGACGACATGTTAGACAATGAAAGCCAAAGCAGCTTAATGTCATCGCTCAAG AGAGAGGAGGTGTGTCTGCCTTACGACCGGCACACACTGTTCACCCCTCCCTCTCCTAAACCCAACACCTCCCTTCCTTCTCAGCGCTCCAAA CCGGAGAATGGTCTGAACAGCCAGCAGATGGACGACCTGTTTGACATCCTACTCAAAAGTGGAG AAATCCCCGGCTACAAGGTCAACCCGGACCCGTCCCTCGCCCCGCTCCATTCTGACCCACCCTCTCCATGTAATGCCCCATCTCCCCTCCACctctccccccccacccctacaCAGCCCCTCATCTGCCCGGCGCCTTCAGTGGGAGAGCCCTGCTCAGGCAGTGGGCGTCTGGAGGACTTTTTGGAGAGCACCACAGGCGCCCCACTGCTGGGCATAGAGTCCGACGGCGGACTGGCGCTGATCGACGACCTCCACAGCCAGATGCTGAGCACGCCCAGCATCCTGGACCACCCTCCCTCCCCTATGGACACGTCTGACCTGggcttctctcctccttctgCCGGGCTGGACTTTGGTGACCCCAACCTTGATGGCATGGACTGGTTGGACATGGTGGGGAGTGCAAGTGGAGGGAGCGAGGGGaatggaggaggaagaagaggaggagctggcgATGGAGGGACGAGTTTAGCTCCACTGGCACCGCACACACCGCAGAGCGTATTCTCGGCCGACTTTCTGGACAATACAGACCTGCAGCTGCACTGGTAG
- the mrtfab gene encoding myocardin related transcription factor Ab isoform X5 — translation MVQRDMTIQSVLQLKLQQRRTREELVSQGIMPPLKSPAAFHEQRRSLERARTEDYLKRKIRSRPERSELVRMHILEETSAEPSLQAKQLQLKRARLADDLNDKISHRPGPIELVHKNILSVACHLQQSLLDSPKGNGGESSSLDEDSSDALSPDQLTNQDSPLSAVPQVSPSDVLTQNGDISPTQFLTQPPPAPPPPPPPPPPPLANGLDSSPPPKITNGTTMTSASSRHSAGQVKSQAKASSDRPPQRPKKAKDSKPKVRKVKKLKYHQYIPPDQKADKERPPQMDSSYAKLLQQQQLFLQLQILSQQQHHYNYHTILPAPPKPQTEQPPTTNSGPSPSRTVHTTTTTASSSQTGTGRHSQAAVGGAKPATLPANLDEFKVAELKQELKLRGLTVSGTKNDLIERLRNYQEQNGGTAAVLKNGISQSSLQGTTSAASTTTSSPTTTSASDHQSAEGGFKLSLSSMAQAVPGRVMRFGSTSSSPPVSPTPSERSLAGMSPDETSCNGDMFGEMVSSPLTQLTLHPSPQHPPIISPLVVKDEIQSSCSLSKSSPASVQPPDSGLAMDTSSMDKDQMLQEKDKQIEELTRMLKQKQRLVETLRSQLEQGKMAGGIVVKKEGSEKSRTCQEVKLQTLIKASAIQPPMLPNGIMLKVKKEVEPEEGMEGVTEEASSKKQALPMQCSQETLLRLQQIQRLQVQQSDQPKQQPQPKQQQSQAQLPKVAESKLNPQKQQHQKKEAQILLQQQQQLQQLIIQQTQQKQIHDRQKLTQQKLAQQKLVQQKQVQQNQLKQTQGQHQVQQKNQVQLKQVQVQIQNQTVTNQKSALSQTQQRKQQKAQQRQQQKQQTAAAVTQQITPVIINQQNGTPVHTQAISLDLLKANGTPTLVTDTNGNHYLIALTSQPTDGQNGVSSLVKTNGRITLQRLHSTPSKLPSTGSQSKEPAEAEPVSQPNKKGQKTGLHLDTNGDPQPNHSVTAPPNLQPFFDDMLDNESQSSLMSSLKREEVCLPYDRHTLFTPPSPKPNTSLPSQRSKPENGLNSQQMDDLFDILLKSGEIPGYKVNPDPSLAPLHSDPPSPCNAPSPLHLSPPTPTQPLICPAPSVGEPCSGSGRLEDFLESTTGAPLLGIESDGGLALIDDLHSQMLSTPSILDHPPSPMDTSDLGFSPPSAGLDFGDPNLDGMDWLDMVGSASGGSEGNGGGRRGGAGDGGTSLAPLAPHTPQSVFSADFLDNTDLQLHW, via the exons ATGGTGCAGAGGGATATGACTATCCAGTCAG TCCTTCAGCTCAAGCTTCAGCAGAGACGCACACGAGAGGAGCTGGTCAGCCAAGGGATCATGCCAC CACTGAAGAGCCCAGCAGCCTTTCACGAACAGCGGAGGAGTCTGGAGCGAGCAAGG ACTGAGGACTACCTTAAAAGGAAGATTCGCAGTCGTCCTGAGCGCTCCGAGCTGGTCAGGATGCACATTCTGGAGG AGACGTCAGCAGAGCCGTCACTGCAGGCtaagcagctgcagctgaagaGAGCGCGACTAGCCGACGACCTCAACGACAAAATCTCTCACAGACCGGGTCCTATCGAGCTGGTCCACAAGAACATCCTGTCTGTTGCCTGCCATCTGCAGCAGTCACTGCTGG ATTCTCCAAAGGGAAACGGGGGAGAGAGCTCGTCTTTGGATGAAGACAGCAGTGATGCCCTGTCACCTGACCAGCTAACCAATCAGGACTCTCCCCTGAGTGCCGTCCCTCAGGTTTCCCCCTCAGACGTGCTCACCCAGAACGGGGACATTTCCCCCACACAG TTTCTTACACAGCCTCCTCCtgcgccaccaccaccaccacctccaccaccacctcccctGGCCAACGGATTAGATTCGTCCCCTCCACCCAAAATTACAAACGGGACAACGATGACCTCGGCCTCCTCCCGCCATTCTGCTGGACAGGTCAAG TCCCAGGCCAAGGCGAGTTCAGATCGCCCTCCACAGAGACCTAAGAAAGCAAAGGACAGCAAACCCAAGGTCAGGAAG GTGAAGAAGCTGAAGTACCATCAGTACATCCCTCCCGACCAGAAGGCAGACAAGGAGCGTCCGCCTCAGATGGATTCGTCTTACGCGaagctgctccagcagcagcagctcttccTGCAGCTGCAGATTCTCAGTCAGCAACAGCACCACTACAACTACCACACCATCCTGCCAGCCCCTCCCAA GCCGCAAACGGAGCAGCCTCCCACAACCAACTCTGGCCCTTCCCCCTCTCGTACCGTTCACACGACTACCACCACAGCTTCCTCAAGTCAAACGGGGACAGGCCGTCACAGCCAAGCTGCAGTGGGAGGAGCCAAACCAGCCACTCTGCCAGCCAACCTGGATGAGTTCAAA GTTGCTGAGCTGAAACAAGAATTGAAATTGCGGGGTTTGACCGTCTCAGGCACCAAGAATGATCTAATTGAGAGGCTCCGTAACTACCAGGAACAAAATGGAGGAACTGCAGCGGTTTTGAAAAATGGCATTTCGCAGTCCAGCCTGCAGGGCACGACCTCAGCTGCTAGCACCACCACATCTTCTCCCACCACAACGTCTGCCTCTGACCACCAATCGGCAGAAGGTGGGTTTAAGTTATCTCTGTCCTCAATGGCTCAGGCGGTTCCAGGGCGGGTGATGCGGTTTGGCAGCACCAGCTCGAGCCCTCCGGTGTCGCCGACTCCGTCAGAGAGGTCGTTAGCTGGAATGAGTCCAGATGAGACAAGCTGTAATGGAGACATGTTTGGAGAGATG gTGAGCTCTCCGCTGACCCAGCTCACCTTGCACCCCTCTCCTCAGCACCCACCAATCATCTCTCCACTCGTAGTCAAAGATGAGATCCAGAGCTCATGCAGCCTGTCCAAGTCCTCACCGGCATCTGTCCAACCTCCCGATTCTGGATTAGCCATGGACACATCATCTATGGACAAAGACCAGATGCTCCAGGAGAAGGACAAACAGATTGAGGAGCTCACCAGGATGTTGAAGCAGAAGCAGAGGCTGGTGGAGACCCTCAGGTCTCAGCTGGAGCAGGGCAAGATGGCAGGTGGGATAGTGGTCaagaaggaaggaagtgagAAGAGCAGAACATGCCAAGAGGTTAAACTCCAAACTCTAATAAAAGCCTCAGCCATTCAGCCCCCTATGCTCCCTAATGGCATCATGTTGAAGGTGAAGAAGGAGGTGGAGCCTGAGGAAGGAATGGAGGGAGTAACAGAGGAGGCTTCATCAAAGAAGCAGGCTCTGCCGATGCAGTGCTCACAGGAGACTCTGCTCAGGCTGCAGCAAATACAGCGGCTGCAGGTTCAGCAATCCGATCAACCCAAACAGCAACCACAACCGAAACAGCAACAGAGTCAGGCGCAACTGCCGAAGGTTGCAGAATCCAAACTGAATCCTCAAaaacagcaacaccaaaagaaaGAAGCTCAGATcctgctccagcagcagcagcaactgcaGCAGCTTATCATACAGCAGACCCAACAGAAGCAGATCCACGACCGACAGAAGTTAACGCAGCAGAAACTGGCCCAGCAGAAACTCGTACAACAGAAGCAAGTACAGCAAAACCAACTCAAGCAAACTCAAGGGCAGCACCAAGTTCAGCAGAAGAACCAAGTTCAGCTAAAGCAGGTTCAGGTGCAGATCCAAAACCAGACGGTGACAAATCAGAAATCCGCACTGAGCCAAACTCAGCAgaggaagcagcaaaaagctCAGCAGAGGCAGCAACAGAAACAGCAGACGGCAGCCGCCGTGACACAACAG ATTACTCCAGTCATCATCAACCAACAGAACGGCACACCAGTCCACACTCAGGCCATTTCATTAGACCTCCTCAAGGCCAATGGCACACCTACACTGGTCACAGACACCAATGGGAACCACTACCTTATCGCTCTCACCAGTCAACCCACAGATGGACAGAATGGAGTGTCCTCATTGGTCAAAACCAATGGACGCATCACACTGCAG AGATTGCATTCGACTCCAAGTAAACTCCCCAGCActggcagccaatcaaaagagcCGGCAGAGGCGGAGCCTGTGAgccaaccaaacaaaaag GGACAAAAAACAGGGCTGCATTTAGACACCAACGGCGATCCACAACCCAACCACTCAGTCACCGCACCGCCCAACCTGCAGCCTTTCTTCGACGACATGTTAGACAATGAAAGCCAAAGCAGCTTAATGTCATCGCTCAAG AGAGAGGAGGTGTGTCTGCCTTACGACCGGCACACACTGTTCACCCCTCCCTCTCCTAAACCCAACACCTCCCTTCCTTCTCAGCGCTCCAAA CCGGAGAATGGTCTGAACAGCCAGCAGATGGACGACCTGTTTGACATCCTACTCAAAAGTGGAG AAATCCCCGGCTACAAGGTCAACCCGGACCCGTCCCTCGCCCCGCTCCATTCTGACCCACCCTCTCCATGTAATGCCCCATCTCCCCTCCACctctccccccccacccctacaCAGCCCCTCATCTGCCCGGCGCCTTCAGTGGGAGAGCCCTGCTCAGGCAGTGGGCGTCTGGAGGACTTTTTGGAGAGCACCACAGGCGCCCCACTGCTGGGCATAGAGTCCGACGGCGGACTGGCGCTGATCGACGACCTCCACAGCCAGATGCTGAGCACGCCCAGCATCCTGGACCACCCTCCCTCCCCTATGGACACGTCTGACCTGggcttctctcctccttctgCCGGGCTGGACTTTGGTGACCCCAACCTTGATGGCATGGACTGGTTGGACATGGTGGGGAGTGCAAGTGGAGGGAGCGAGGGGaatggaggaggaagaagaggaggagctggcgATGGAGGGACGAGTTTAGCTCCACTGGCACCGCACACACCGCAGAGCGTATTCTCGGCCGACTTTCTGGACAATACAGACCTGCAGCTGCACTGGTAG
- the mrtfab gene encoding myocardin related transcription factor Ab isoform X6 yields MPPLKSPAAFHEQRRSLERARTEDYLKRKIRSRPERSELVRMHILEETSAEPSLQAKQLQLKRARLADDLNDKISHRPGPIELVHKNILSVACHLQQSLLDSPKGNGGESSSLDEDSSDALSPDQLTNQDSPLSAVPQVSPSDVLTQNGDISPTQFLTQPPPAPPPPPPPPPPPLANGLDSSPPPKITNGTTMTSASSRHSAGQVKSQAKASSDRPPQRPKKAKDSKPKVRKVKKLKYHQYIPPDQKADKERPPQMDSSYAKLLQQQQLFLQLQILSQQQHHYNYHTILPAPPKPQTEQPPTTNSGPSPSRTVHTTTTTASSSQTGTGRHSQAAVGGAKPATLPANLDEFKVAELKQELKLRGLTVSGTKNDLIERLRNYQEQNGGTAAVLKNGISQSSLQGTTSAASTTTSSPTTTSASDHQSAEGGFKLSLSSMAQAVPGRVMRFGSTSSSPPVSPTPSERSLAGMSPDETSCNGDMFGEMVSSPLTQLTLHPSPQHPPIISPLVVKDEIQSSCSLSKSSPASVQPPDSGLAMDTSSMDKDQMLQEKDKQIEELTRMLKQKQRLVETLRSQLEQGKMAGGIVVKKEGSEKSRTCQEVKLQTLIKASAIQPPMLPNGIMLKVKKEVEPEEGMEGVTEEASSKKQALPMQCSQETLLRLQQIQRLQVQQSDQPKQQPQPKQQQSQAQLPKVAESKLNPQKQQHQKKEAQILLQQQQQLQQLIIQQTQQKQIHDRQKLTQQKLAQQKLVQQKQVQQNQLKQTQGQHQVQQKNQVQLKQVQVQIQNQTVTNQKSALSQTQQRKQQKAQQRQQQKQQTAAAVTQQITPVIINQQNGTPVHTQAISLDLLKANGTPTLVTDTNGNHYLIALTSQPTDGQNGVSSLVKTNGRITLQRLHSTPSKLPSTGSQSKEPAEAEPVSQPNKKGQKTGLHLDTNGDPQPNHSVTAPPNLQPFFDDMLDNESQSSLMSSLKREEVCLPYDRHTLFTPPSPKPNTSLPSQRSKPENGLNSQQMDDLFDILLKSGEIPGYKVNPDPSLAPLHSDPPSPCNAPSPLHLSPPTPTQPLICPAPSVGEPCSGSGRLEDFLESTTGAPLLGIESDGGLALIDDLHSQMLSTPSILDHPPSPMDTSDLGFSPPSAGLDFGDPNLDGMDWLDMVGSASGGSEGNGGGRRGGAGDGGTSLAPLAPHTPQSVFSADFLDNTDLQLHW; encoded by the exons ATGCCAC CACTGAAGAGCCCAGCAGCCTTTCACGAACAGCGGAGGAGTCTGGAGCGAGCAAGG ACTGAGGACTACCTTAAAAGGAAGATTCGCAGTCGTCCTGAGCGCTCCGAGCTGGTCAGGATGCACATTCTGGAGG AGACGTCAGCAGAGCCGTCACTGCAGGCtaagcagctgcagctgaagaGAGCGCGACTAGCCGACGACCTCAACGACAAAATCTCTCACAGACCGGGTCCTATCGAGCTGGTCCACAAGAACATCCTGTCTGTTGCCTGCCATCTGCAGCAGTCACTGCTGG ATTCTCCAAAGGGAAACGGGGGAGAGAGCTCGTCTTTGGATGAAGACAGCAGTGATGCCCTGTCACCTGACCAGCTAACCAATCAGGACTCTCCCCTGAGTGCCGTCCCTCAGGTTTCCCCCTCAGACGTGCTCACCCAGAACGGGGACATTTCCCCCACACAG TTTCTTACACAGCCTCCTCCtgcgccaccaccaccaccacctccaccaccacctcccctGGCCAACGGATTAGATTCGTCCCCTCCACCCAAAATTACAAACGGGACAACGATGACCTCGGCCTCCTCCCGCCATTCTGCTGGACAGGTCAAG TCCCAGGCCAAGGCGAGTTCAGATCGCCCTCCACAGAGACCTAAGAAAGCAAAGGACAGCAAACCCAAGGTCAGGAAG GTGAAGAAGCTGAAGTACCATCAGTACATCCCTCCCGACCAGAAGGCAGACAAGGAGCGTCCGCCTCAGATGGATTCGTCTTACGCGaagctgctccagcagcagcagctcttccTGCAGCTGCAGATTCTCAGTCAGCAACAGCACCACTACAACTACCACACCATCCTGCCAGCCCCTCCCAA GCCGCAAACGGAGCAGCCTCCCACAACCAACTCTGGCCCTTCCCCCTCTCGTACCGTTCACACGACTACCACCACAGCTTCCTCAAGTCAAACGGGGACAGGCCGTCACAGCCAAGCTGCAGTGGGAGGAGCCAAACCAGCCACTCTGCCAGCCAACCTGGATGAGTTCAAA GTTGCTGAGCTGAAACAAGAATTGAAATTGCGGGGTTTGACCGTCTCAGGCACCAAGAATGATCTAATTGAGAGGCTCCGTAACTACCAGGAACAAAATGGAGGAACTGCAGCGGTTTTGAAAAATGGCATTTCGCAGTCCAGCCTGCAGGGCACGACCTCAGCTGCTAGCACCACCACATCTTCTCCCACCACAACGTCTGCCTCTGACCACCAATCGGCAGAAGGTGGGTTTAAGTTATCTCTGTCCTCAATGGCTCAGGCGGTTCCAGGGCGGGTGATGCGGTTTGGCAGCACCAGCTCGAGCCCTCCGGTGTCGCCGACTCCGTCAGAGAGGTCGTTAGCTGGAATGAGTCCAGATGAGACAAGCTGTAATGGAGACATGTTTGGAGAGATG gTGAGCTCTCCGCTGACCCAGCTCACCTTGCACCCCTCTCCTCAGCACCCACCAATCATCTCTCCACTCGTAGTCAAAGATGAGATCCAGAGCTCATGCAGCCTGTCCAAGTCCTCACCGGCATCTGTCCAACCTCCCGATTCTGGATTAGCCATGGACACATCATCTATGGACAAAGACCAGATGCTCCAGGAGAAGGACAAACAGATTGAGGAGCTCACCAGGATGTTGAAGCAGAAGCAGAGGCTGGTGGAGACCCTCAGGTCTCAGCTGGAGCAGGGCAAGATGGCAGGTGGGATAGTGGTCaagaaggaaggaagtgagAAGAGCAGAACATGCCAAGAGGTTAAACTCCAAACTCTAATAAAAGCCTCAGCCATTCAGCCCCCTATGCTCCCTAATGGCATCATGTTGAAGGTGAAGAAGGAGGTGGAGCCTGAGGAAGGAATGGAGGGAGTAACAGAGGAGGCTTCATCAAAGAAGCAGGCTCTGCCGATGCAGTGCTCACAGGAGACTCTGCTCAGGCTGCAGCAAATACAGCGGCTGCAGGTTCAGCAATCCGATCAACCCAAACAGCAACCACAACCGAAACAGCAACAGAGTCAGGCGCAACTGCCGAAGGTTGCAGAATCCAAACTGAATCCTCAAaaacagcaacaccaaaagaaaGAAGCTCAGATcctgctccagcagcagcagcaactgcaGCAGCTTATCATACAGCAGACCCAACAGAAGCAGATCCACGACCGACAGAAGTTAACGCAGCAGAAACTGGCCCAGCAGAAACTCGTACAACAGAAGCAAGTACAGCAAAACCAACTCAAGCAAACTCAAGGGCAGCACCAAGTTCAGCAGAAGAACCAAGTTCAGCTAAAGCAGGTTCAGGTGCAGATCCAAAACCAGACGGTGACAAATCAGAAATCCGCACTGAGCCAAACTCAGCAgaggaagcagcaaaaagctCAGCAGAGGCAGCAACAGAAACAGCAGACGGCAGCCGCCGTGACACAACAG ATTACTCCAGTCATCATCAACCAACAGAACGGCACACCAGTCCACACTCAGGCCATTTCATTAGACCTCCTCAAGGCCAATGGCACACCTACACTGGTCACAGACACCAATGGGAACCACTACCTTATCGCTCTCACCAGTCAACCCACAGATGGACAGAATGGAGTGTCCTCATTGGTCAAAACCAATGGACGCATCACACTGCAG AGATTGCATTCGACTCCAAGTAAACTCCCCAGCActggcagccaatcaaaagagcCGGCAGAGGCGGAGCCTGTGAgccaaccaaacaaaaag GGACAAAAAACAGGGCTGCATTTAGACACCAACGGCGATCCACAACCCAACCACTCAGTCACCGCACCGCCCAACCTGCAGCCTTTCTTCGACGACATGTTAGACAATGAAAGCCAAAGCAGCTTAATGTCATCGCTCAAG AGAGAGGAGGTGTGTCTGCCTTACGACCGGCACACACTGTTCACCCCTCCCTCTCCTAAACCCAACACCTCCCTTCCTTCTCAGCGCTCCAAA CCGGAGAATGGTCTGAACAGCCAGCAGATGGACGACCTGTTTGACATCCTACTCAAAAGTGGAG AAATCCCCGGCTACAAGGTCAACCCGGACCCGTCCCTCGCCCCGCTCCATTCTGACCCACCCTCTCCATGTAATGCCCCATCTCCCCTCCACctctccccccccacccctacaCAGCCCCTCATCTGCCCGGCGCCTTCAGTGGGAGAGCCCTGCTCAGGCAGTGGGCGTCTGGAGGACTTTTTGGAGAGCACCACAGGCGCCCCACTGCTGGGCATAGAGTCCGACGGCGGACTGGCGCTGATCGACGACCTCCACAGCCAGATGCTGAGCACGCCCAGCATCCTGGACCACCCTCCCTCCCCTATGGACACGTCTGACCTGggcttctctcctccttctgCCGGGCTGGACTTTGGTGACCCCAACCTTGATGGCATGGACTGGTTGGACATGGTGGGGAGTGCAAGTGGAGGGAGCGAGGGGaatggaggaggaagaagaggaggagctggcgATGGAGGGACGAGTTTAGCTCCACTGGCACCGCACACACCGCAGAGCGTATTCTCGGCCGACTTTCTGGACAATACAGACCTGCAGCTGCACTGGTAG